Proteins from a genomic interval of Candidatus Nanosynbacter sp. HMT-352:
- the atpA gene encoding F0F1 ATP synthase subunit alpha — MSKIDVTELAKSLREKIAQLEATEGLEDAGVVIRVGDGVAWVHGLSSAGYSEVLEIETDGGTVEAFALNLMEDEIGAVILGGEDKVKAGASVRRKGSVLDVPVGEELLGRVVDPLGRPLDDGPAIKTKKRGLIERPAIGVMGRKSVHEPLMTGIMSIDAMFPIGRGQRELIIGDRQTGKTAIAIDTMINQARQKTGVVNVYVAIGQKLSKIARLVDRLKEEGVMDQTIIVATSPSDAASLLYLAPYAGTAMGEYFRDNGGHALMIYDDLTKHAVAYRQMSLLLRRPPGREAYPGDVFYLHSRLLERSAKLSDKLGAGSLTALPIIETQAGDISAYIPTNVISITDGQIFLETDLFYQGIRPAISAGLSVSRVGGAAQTKAVKSVGGNLKLGLSQFRELASFAQFGSDLDDATKAQIDRGQRLTELLKQPQYQPMSVWEQFVSIHAVTGGMFDDVPVSKIKDAQSALLTYLWKNSKDAMRELNKGDKPSDEQLKLIDEATKEIAKGFEE; from the coding sequence ATGAGCAAGATTGATGTGACAGAATTAGCCAAAAGCCTGCGGGAAAAAATCGCGCAGCTGGAGGCGACAGAAGGTTTGGAAGATGCCGGCGTGGTTATTCGCGTCGGTGATGGTGTGGCTTGGGTGCACGGCTTAAGTAGCGCTGGCTATAGTGAAGTGCTGGAAATTGAAACTGACGGCGGAACGGTTGAAGCATTTGCTTTGAACTTGATGGAAGATGAAATTGGTGCGGTGATTCTTGGCGGCGAAGATAAGGTTAAGGCCGGTGCTAGCGTTCGCCGTAAAGGTTCGGTGCTAGACGTTCCTGTTGGCGAAGAACTATTGGGCCGAGTGGTTGACCCGCTAGGTCGACCTCTTGACGATGGTCCAGCGATTAAAACGAAGAAACGTGGTTTAATTGAGCGTCCTGCCATTGGCGTGATGGGTCGTAAGTCAGTTCACGAACCTCTGATGACTGGTATTATGTCGATTGACGCGATGTTCCCGATCGGTCGTGGTCAGCGTGAGCTTATCATTGGTGACCGCCAGACTGGTAAGACGGCAATTGCTATCGATACGATGATTAACCAGGCTCGTCAAAAAACTGGCGTGGTGAACGTTTATGTGGCTATTGGTCAGAAATTGTCGAAGATTGCCAGGTTGGTCGACCGATTGAAAGAAGAAGGCGTGATGGACCAGACGATTATCGTCGCAACCAGCCCGTCCGACGCGGCCTCCCTGCTTTATTTGGCACCTTACGCTGGTACAGCCATGGGAGAATACTTCCGAGACAACGGCGGTCACGCATTGATGATTTATGACGATTTGACCAAGCACGCGGTGGCTTATCGACAGATGTCGCTATTGTTGCGCCGTCCACCAGGACGCGAAGCCTACCCAGGTGACGTCTTCTATTTGCACTCACGATTATTGGAGCGATCGGCTAAATTGTCAGATAAACTTGGCGCGGGAAGCTTGACTGCTCTACCAATCATTGAAACGCAAGCTGGCGACATTTCCGCTTACATTCCGACCAACGTGATCTCTATTACCGACGGTCAGATTTTCCTGGAAACCGACTTGTTCTATCAAGGCATTCGCCCAGCCATCTCAGCCGGTCTATCAGTTTCTCGTGTTGGTGGCGCAGCTCAGACGAAAGCCGTTAAATCTGTCGGTGGAAACTTAAAGCTTGGTCTTTCTCAGTTCCGCGAATTGGCATCATTCGCTCAATTCGGCTCAGACCTTGACGATGCGACAAAGGCTCAAATTGACCGCGGTCAGCGACTCACTGAACTTCTGAAGCAGCCACAATATCAACCAATGAGCGTTTGGGAACAATTTGTCAGCATTCACGCGGTGACTGGCGGTATGTTTGACGATGTTCCAGTTTCTAAGATTAAAGACGCGCAGTCTGCCCTATTGACTTATCTCTGGAAAAATTCTAAAGATGCTATGCGTGAGTTAAACAAGGGCGACAAGCCTTCGGATGAGCAATTGAAATTGATTGACGAAGCTACAAAAGAAATAGCGAAAGGATTTGAGGAGTAA
- the atpB gene encoding F0F1 ATP synthase subunit A, which translates to MIDYMASAGPHISVKVDEVLNIAGVSITNSHLMGFLGLIVLVWAMFRTRAAVLGKKKHNFITRLIQWTFDGLYNTVCQVIPDQKWARKVAPLCITLFFFIVAQYWLGLLPIVGPITIGEHHTPLFRGGVADLNMTFGLAIVTIVAAQIYAFKYLGFKGNLGRYFVNPLRDPIMSFVGILELVAEFSRMLGLSFRLFGNVLAGEILLAIIAYMTKFLSPVALQPFYFFELFIGGIQAYIFFMLSTVFISLGLAHHDSHEPIDEVHSSVETNKLAISESD; encoded by the coding sequence ATGATTGATTATATGGCAAGCGCTGGTCCGCATATTTCAGTAAAGGTTGACGAAGTTCTCAATATTGCTGGCGTATCTATTACGAATTCGCACCTGATGGGATTCTTGGGATTGATCGTATTGGTGTGGGCAATGTTCCGTACTCGTGCGGCGGTTTTAGGTAAAAAGAAACATAATTTTATCACAAGACTAATTCAGTGGACGTTCGACGGACTTTATAATACAGTTTGCCAAGTTATTCCAGATCAAAAATGGGCGCGTAAAGTTGCTCCGCTTTGTATTACGTTGTTTTTCTTTATCGTTGCGCAGTACTGGCTGGGGCTTTTGCCGATCGTTGGTCCAATTACAATTGGCGAGCATCACACTCCTCTATTCCGTGGTGGTGTGGCGGATCTTAATATGACATTCGGTTTGGCAATTGTAACGATTGTTGCGGCTCAGATTTACGCGTTTAAGTATTTGGGCTTTAAGGGCAATTTGGGGCGATATTTCGTTAACCCGCTACGTGATCCAATTATGTCATTTGTTGGCATTCTGGAATTGGTGGCTGAGTTTTCGCGAATGCTGGGGCTGAGTTTCCGTCTGTTTGGTAACGTTTTGGCTGGCGAAATTCTCTTGGCAATTATCGCTTACATGACGAAGTTTTTGTCACCTGTGGCTCTGCAGCCATTCTATTTCTTTGAGCTGTTTATTGGCGGTATTCAGGCGTATATTTTCTTTATGCTATCAACTGTGTTTATTTCCCTGGGGCTGGCTCACCATGATTCGCATGAGCCAATTGATGAAGTTCACTCCTCTGTTGAAACTAATAAATTAGCAATATCAGAGAGTGATTAA
- a CDS encoding H(+)-transporting ATPase, protein MEALAFTLTYAIPAAFAAIGAAIVGAAAMNAAGRNPEKINDLRTMMILGISFIDAIAIIGFVAAIVGKVM, encoded by the coding sequence ATGGAAGCATTAGCATTCACACTTACCTACGCAATCCCAGCAGCATTTGCAGCAATTGGTGCCGCAATCGTTGGTGCAGCAGCTATGAACGCAGCTGGTCGTAACCCAGAAAAAATCAACGACCTACGCACAATGATGATCTTGGGTATTTCATTCATCGACGCTATTGCTATTATCGGTTTCGTCGCAGCAATCGTCGGCAAAGTTATGTAG
- a CDS encoding F0F1 ATP synthase subunit delta codes for MRLVSRRKLARYAAEQILAGNDAVLEEIAGLLIYEKHEREVDLLVRDIEAELAERGEIVASVESARALDDNTRRKIEQFLAAAASDKNSKPKVSLRESIDPTLIGGFKLQTPTATLDATVSKKLNDLRAKKI; via the coding sequence ATGAGATTAGTGTCCAGGAGAAAGTTGGCGAGATACGCAGCTGAACAAATTTTAGCTGGCAATGACGCGGTGTTGGAAGAAATTGCTGGTCTTTTGATTTACGAAAAGCACGAACGTGAAGTTGATTTGTTGGTGCGAGATATTGAGGCTGAATTGGCTGAGCGTGGTGAGATTGTGGCGTCGGTCGAGAGCGCGAGAGCGCTTGATGATAATACAAGGCGTAAAATAGAGCAATTTCTGGCGGCTGCGGCGAGCGATAAAAATAGCAAGCCAAAAGTGTCGCTAAGAGAATCAATTGACCCGACGTTGATTGGCGGATTTAAGCTACAAACGCCGACCGCAACACTGGACGCAACGGTTTCGAAGAAGTTAAACGACTTGCGGGCGAAGAAAATCTAG
- the atpF gene encoding F0F1 ATP synthase subunit B has product MEKILTQFANSGASEKAGLFDSLGIDWALLAFQTVAFLILLFVLRKFVYPPMMEMLVKREKDLKAADAAAKSAKENADRAEEMTAEMMRKARAQASDIVASAREEATEVVEEAAKKATAKSEALIKEAHNTIAQEIENAKKDLHNSTLELVAEATGKVLGEKIDAKKDTKLISEALEEAE; this is encoded by the coding sequence GTGGAGAAAATATTAACACAATTTGCCAATTCTGGCGCATCGGAAAAAGCTGGTTTGTTTGATTCGCTAGGTATTGATTGGGCGCTGTTGGCGTTTCAGACGGTAGCATTCTTAATCTTGCTATTTGTTCTTCGCAAGTTTGTTTATCCGCCAATGATGGAAATGCTCGTCAAGCGAGAAAAAGACCTGAAGGCGGCTGACGCGGCGGCAAAATCTGCCAAGGAAAATGCCGATCGAGCCGAAGAAATGACCGCCGAAATGATGCGAAAAGCACGAGCGCAAGCTAGCGACATCGTGGCGTCTGCTCGAGAAGAAGCGACCGAAGTTGTTGAAGAAGCGGCTAAAAAAGCGACTGCCAAATCTGAAGCTTTGATTAAAGAAGCGCATAATACGATTGCTCAAGAAATTGAAAACGCTAAGAAAGACCTGCACAATTCGACATTAGAGTTGGTGGCTGAAGCGACTGGCAAGGTTTTGGGCGAGAAAATTGATGCGAAGAAAGATACAAAGCTGATTTCGGAAGCGCTTGAGGAGGCTGAATAG